In Bythopirellula goksoeyrii, a single window of DNA contains:
- the mce gene encoding methylmalonyl-CoA epimerase, which translates to MTPVKALNHIGIAVKSIEEQRPFYEQTLGAKFEGYEEVASQKVRVAFFRIDDIRLELLEPTDPGSAVAKFLESRGEGLHHVAFTVENIQDRIAELQQEGLRMIDETPRQGAHKMQIAFIHPKSTHGVLTELCQPPH; encoded by the coding sequence ATGACTCCTGTAAAAGCACTCAATCATATTGGTATCGCGGTTAAAAGCATTGAGGAGCAACGCCCCTTCTACGAACAAACTCTTGGCGCGAAGTTTGAGGGCTATGAGGAGGTGGCTAGCCAGAAAGTTCGGGTAGCGTTCTTCAGAATCGATGACATTCGGCTGGAATTATTGGAACCTACTGACCCAGGCAGCGCTGTTGCGAAGTTCCTGGAATCCCGTGGCGAAGGCTTGCATCATGTTGCGTTTACTGTGGAGAATATTCAGGACCGCATTGCAGAATTACAACAAGAAGGTCTGAGGATGATCGACGAGACACCGCGACAGGGTGCTCACAAGATGCAGATTGCCTTTATCCATCCGAAGAGTACCCACGGTGTGTTAACCGAGTTGTGTCAACCACCGCACTAA